The genomic window ATGGTTTCATGCATCGTGTGTCGCTACAACTTCGCTATACATCTCCCTTTGACAACAAGTGGATTAGCTTTCTCTACACCTCATTGCGTGAAACGCTATTTCCGGACTAGTGGAAAAAGCACAGGAAGTGAACACAGACAAAAGATTCGTTTTATGGCTTGCAAATGGGACAAATAACTTATATTGACTTGCTAGACAATTGCTTCAATACTCTTTGAACGGGATGCACTGAACATCACCGTTGTTTCCTAAAATACACTTAATATGGAAATGACGCTTGCCACACTGGTAGTTCATTGGGTTGTTCATTGTGTTACAACCCAATGTTGCTTCCAGTTTGCATCATTTCGAATTAAACTGCCACTCAACCATAGAGCTAAGAGACTTGACAGTTTGACATATGTCAGTGAGTAGGCCTACTTCACACCTACATTATTTCTTATAATTGTTTGTGCATAAATGTGCATACATTCTAATATTGAGCCATGGACTACTGTCACGGGTACTCTATTGCCACCTAGTGGGTTTTACGTGTAAATTCAAGGGTATACATTGTAAACTCTCCACATCCATCAAGTGTATCCGTCACAATCTTCATTAGATGGTTATTTTGTACTTGGCCAATTAGCAAACACCATTATTTTACTCTGAACACCAAAATATTGTTAGAACTGcacacttctgatccttctCGGATCCTTATTCTAAATGCATTATTTGTATGTCTCTTCAGATAAAAGTGTGTGCTAAATGGCTAAAATATAAACACATGCTGTTAACTCCAGACTCCACTAGAAGTTGCTGGTATGCCATTCCCAGATCTTTTCACAATGAAACAATTCAAAAACCAGTCAGGTGTCAATGAACTATTTATTAAGACATGACCAAAGGGACACCTTTCTTGGCCAGAATCGTTTCCTTTCCATCTTTGTAAATGGCTCCAAAAACGACATGCAGGTGACATACTCCCCCTCCCCAAGGATTTAAAATCAAAATATCTTTTGGATAATTTTACCTAAACTAAGACTgatttgaaaaataaatattgtttaaaTTTGCATACACAACCTGAACTTTGTCTGATGAGATTGAAAGACTCATACTGAAAGGGCATTAGTCAATCACATGGATATTCATGGTTGGCAGTACCAAAGGAATCAGCTCACTCATAATGAAACACTGAGGGAAAGGTGTGTGTTAGAACATAAAGCGAAGCCCCTCTCGccttcaacacaaacacacctgaagATTAGTTACACCCATCTCCAAACGTTTGTCTTTCTACGCATTCCTTTCTAAAAAAAACCTCTTGAATCAAAGACGGTAGCAGGGCAGGGAATGGGGGGGGAAGGGCCTTCTGAAATACGTTCATCGTACACAACAACTAAACATGAATCGTACAGTTGTTTggatggtaaaaaaaaataaagaggaaaagcttgataaaaaaaaaaaagcttgtgATTTTCTGACATCGACAGGTCATAGGTCGTAGCCAGTGTGTCTGTGGACAAGCAGCGTGCTGTGTCACCATGACTACCAGCCTCCCTTgcctcccttcttcttcttctgtggggcCTTCTTGCGCGTGGCCCCGGGTGCCGCTGGCTTCTGTTGCCGGGGCGGCACCACGCCGGGGGCAGGGGCGGAGGCTGAGGCGGAGGCTGAGCCCGGGcgcggggaggtgggggggctgcTGGCCGTCTTGCTGGCGTCCCTGGAGCGAGAGGACAGatccagtcagtgtgtgtgtgtgtgtgagtgaggtgatCTACACCAGtcagtgtgtgacaggtgatCTGTACCagtgattgtgtgcgtgtgtgagagaggtgatCTAcaccagtcagtgtgtgtgtgtgtgtgtgtgtgtgagagagaggagggtactTACAGGTCAGAGGCAGCTCCAGATGTGGCCCCCTGCGTTCCCTTGCCAACCTGTTCCTTCTTCTTGCTCTTCTTCTTGCCTCTGTAGTAGGTCCTCTCCCTCATCGGCATCCACCGCTCTGGGTCAGGGGTCGCCTTGGGGTCACAGTTCTTGGGCAACTTGCCTAAATATCGACAAAGGAACAGGGAAAAATAAGTGAGATTTCACTTCCTGGGAAGTTATCACACAAGTTCCTCAGATTTTCTtctatattacatttagtcatttagcagacgctcttatccagagcgacttacagtaagtacagggacattcccccgaggcaagtagggtgaagtgccttgcccaaggacacaacgtcatttttaacagccgggaatcgaactggcaaccttctgattactagcccaattccccacctgactccctgactcactCTTCTGTGTTTGAATAGTTGGGAAACAGTAACCAGCTGAGATCCAGACATacctttcttctttttcttcttcttcttaatATCCCCCTGGCTGCAGAGACAAACCAGTCAGATGAGctcccaggtcacacacacaccctctgaatCAAATACAACCCATCTGCTCTGGCAGCAATCCCCCATAGAACAGTAGgacctccctgcctgtcagccTACAGCCTGGTTCTCTCACCCCTGTTCTTTAGGAAGGTTCTCCCCGGTGACTTTCGCAGCCTTCTTCCTGACGTAGTTGGCTCCGTGGGAGTTCTCCAGCTCGTCCACATCCACGTTGAAGGACATCTtgtctggggaggggaggtgcttgctgaggctgggggcaggccGTTAAGGACGCTACAGTTCACCTGTTCTACAACCCTgactggtttcatcactgtcAAACCATCCCAAATCTATACATTTGATCAGGTAACAAAGAAATCAAAGAATCAGAGAAACACCACGATAAAGACTTGAAGACACATTAGAGCCAAACAATGTTCATCTCAGCAAGGATACGATTTGGCTTTCTCTGTGTCCACCAGAGAATAGGCGGAGATGAGCTGTGCCAGCGTGTGGATGTCATTAGTGTTTTGCCTGTATAATGCCAAAAACATTATTATCATTAACCTGAACAGTGTTTTTAGGGCTTTTATCAAAAGCAACACAAAGGGGTGACATTTTAACCTGCAATCTCTTGATTTTGCAATCAAATGCCCTACCGCTGAGCTATGACCATCCAAACGTCTAACACACAACTAGCATCAACCATGTCTCTAAGGAGggaagacccagagagagatgcTTACTTCCATAACTGCTCCAGGTCACTGATCGCCTCTTTTTTACGTCCGTACTTCAATTTGAAGTTTGCCGCTTCTCGTACGAGTGCTAAGTGAGCCGGTGAGCCAGGCTGGGAACACAAGGCATGGATGACAAATAACATCACACATCTGACTTCACAAGGCCTGTATATCTGGTTGATAACATATTACAGATGTAGCTAACTTTGTAAAAGTTAAATGGATAGAAGTAAAATAAGTACAAGTCAAATAACCTGTTCGGATTGGTAGTACTGAATAGCTCGGCTGAAGACATCAATGGCGCTGTCGATATCCTCCTCATGGCTGTACATGGTTACCAGAGCCGAGATCTGGAAGAGGAGGCCAATGTTAGTGTCAGCAGGCAGTACACAGGACTTCTGAAAGAGCTGTGGACTAGGCATGCTCATGAATACTCACCATTCCTTGCTTGTGCTTGAAATCTTCGATCGATCTCAAGATGTCGCAAGCTTTCGTAACGTGACCTGTGGAGTTTTAAAGAGAATTTAAACTTTTCACTTTCTAATGTGCATTGGGGACATTTGCCTCAAATTTGAACAGCctgaattttgttctatttgttttttttattttttatatttgggATCTGTTTGAATGTGAGCAACCAGAAAATCTAATTTGGATCAGATTTGttgaaaaacattgaaataaattaatatttcaattttaaagaggtgaatttaaaaccaacaaattcagtGGTGTTAAAATGTCAATATAAATAATTAAATGtccttaaaattcaaaacatgatgtcactgatgtGCTTCCATACAGGAATGCAGAATCTAACAGTACCTTGAGTTAAGTACAGCTGTGCCATGGTCAGTTTGATTCCAGATGCACTCTCTGGATGCTGATCTGAGAAGCGCtaggacacaaacacaagacacgGTATTTACACCTGCAGAGTCTTCACAGGTCCACTCAATTCCACAAGCAGCCGGGGCTTGTGACTTAATACATTTAAGAATACTTTCTCGAGTTGATTAATATCAAAATGGAAAGAATCTAAGTTTATATGCTTGTATTTATATAGAAAACAGCGTATATGTCTTACTTGTTAAGGGTAAAAAGTTCCCCAGGGCTGTAGCGGGGGTGCTGTAGCAGGGGTGCGTGTGGGCGCTTACCTGCAGCAGCTCGATGGCTTTAGTGTGCTGCTTCTCCCTGCACAGCTGGGCCACCTGCACCAGGACCGGGCGAGGCTGGCCCGGGTTCTGGCTCTGCAG from Osmerus mordax isolate fOsmMor3 chromosome 12, fOsmMor3.pri, whole genome shotgun sequence includes these protein-coding regions:
- the srp72 gene encoding signal recognition particle subunit SRP72, which encodes MASGGGSVASLWTEVNRCGQNGDFTRALKAVNKILHEIKDDVTALHCKVVCLVQNGSFKEALNVMNTFSKVLGSDLIAFEKAYCEYRLNRVESALKTIEGVAEQTDKLKELYGQVLYRQERYEECKAVYRDLIRNSQDEYEEERKTNLSAVVAAMSTWENSSPDDLGLPETTYELCYNAACTLIGQGQLTEAMNKLRQAEELCRMSLADDSDVTEEDIESELAVIHSQMAYVLQKQGRTDEALQLYNQVIKLKPSDVGLLAVTANNIITINKDQNVFDSKKKVKLTNAEGVEHKLAKMQLQAIEFNKALLAMYTNQADQCRKLSSSLQSQNPGQPRPVLVQVAQLCREKQHTKAIELLQRFSDQHPESASGIKLTMAQLYLTQGHVTKACDILRSIEDFKHKQGMISALVTMYSHEEDIDSAIDVFSRAIQYYQSEQPGSPAHLALVREAANFKLKYGRKKEAISDLEQLWKQNTNDIHTLAQLISAYSLVDTEKAKSLSKHLPSPDKMSFNVDVDELENSHGANYVRKKAAKVTGENLPKEQGQGDIKKKKKKKKGKLPKNCDPKATPDPERWMPMRERTYYRGKKKSKKKEQVGKGTQGATSGAASDLDASKTASSPPTSPRPGSASASASAPAPGVVPPRQQKPAAPGATRKKAPQKKKKGGKGGW